The following nucleotide sequence is from Streptomyces sp. NBC_00237.
CGGACACCTCGCCGCACTTCGGCTGCTCCTGGTGTTCCAGGTCCTTAGGGTGGCCGGGTGAATCTCGCGCGGGATGCCCCGGCCCTGCTCCCCGTCAACGCCACCCTGGGCGCGGTGCTCGCCGTCCTCCTCGCCGTCGCGGTCACCGTCGTCGCCTGCGCCCGCCTGTCCGGCGACGGCACCCGCGCCCAGGGCCGGGCCACCGCCCTCGCCGGGGTGCGGGCCGCCGCGCAGCTCGCCGTGGTCGCGCTCGCGATCGGCTGGGTGGCCCGCTCCGGCTGGCTGCTGTGCGCGTTCCTGCTGCTGATGTACGGGGTGGCCACGCGCACGGCGGGGCGGCGGATCACCCCCAACGGCACCTGGTGGTGGGCGGCCCTGCCGATCGCCGCCGGAGTCGCGCCCGTGGTGCTGGCCCTGCTGCTCACCGGGCTCGTCCCGCCGAAGGGCATCGCGCTGATCCCGGTGACCGGCATCCTCATCGGCGGCGCGCTGACCACGACCGTGCTGGGCGGGCGGCGTGCGCTGGACGAGCTGACGGCCCGGCGCGGCGAGGTCGAGGCGGGGCTCGCCCTCGGGCTGCTGGAGCGGGAGGCGCGGATGGAGGTGGCCAGGTCCGCCGCATCGGACGCGTTGCTGCCGGGCCTCGACCAGACGCGGACGGTGGGTCTGGTCACGCTGCCGGGGGCGTTCGTGGGGATGCTGCTGGGCGGGGCGTCGCCGGTCATGGCGGGGGCGGTGCAGCTGTTCGTGCTGGTGGCGCTGCTCGCGGTGCAGGCGGTGGCGGTCGCGGGGGTGCTGGAGCTGGTGGCGCGGGGGCGGCTGCACCGGAGCTGACGGGAGTGGCTGTCCAAGGGCCGGGTGACCGGTGTGACGGGCCGGGGCTCGTCCCGTACTCTTGTACGAGCATGAAGGGGAGTAGCTCTTCGCCGGACCGTCGACATACTGCTGAGTTCGCTCAGCCGGCGCCCGGAGGCCCACGGATCACCCGTGTCGGCCAGCGAGACCTTCGGCCGCAGTGTTTGTTGTGTGTTGACGACGCTGCCGTGCCGAAGCGACCCCGCAAACAGGCAGGTCTCTCGGTACGGGCAGCCCGACCGATTGAGGAAAGCCCCTTCCCATGATCAGTTTCACCATCATGGCCATCACCTTCGGGACCGTGTTCCTGGCCGAACTCCCCGACAAGACGGCCCTCGCCGGGCTCATGCTCGGCACCCGTTACAAGGCCAGTTACGTCTTCGCGGGCGTCGCCGCCGCCTTCCTCGTCCACGTCTGCATCGCCATCGCGGCGGGCAGCGTGCTCACCCTCCTGCCGCAGTGGATCGTGCAGACGGTGGTGGGCGTGCTGTTCCTGGTAGGAGCGCTGGTGCTGCTGCTGAAGAAGGGGGACGACGACGAGGAGATCAAGCCTCCCGGGAACCAGTCCTTCTGGAAGGTCTCCGGGGCGGGCTTCATGCTCATCCTGGTCGCCGAGTTCGGCGACATCACGCAGATCATGACGGCGACGCTGGCCGCCCGCTACGACAACCCGGTCTCGGTCGGCATCGGTGCGGTGCTCGCGCTGTGGGCCGTCGCGGGGCTCGGCATCGTGGGTGGTCAGGCGCTGATGAAGCGGGTGCCGCTGCGGCTCATCACCAAGGTCGCGGCGTGCCTGATGCTGGCGCTGGCGGGGTTCAGTCTGTACGAGGCGATCGCGGGCTGAAGGTTGCGCGCGCGTACGTAGCGGGCTGAGGCTGCGCGCGCGTACGTAGCGGGCTGAGGCTTCGTGCGCGTACGTACGTGAGAGGGGCGGGCCGCATCAATGCGGCCCGCCCCTCTCACGTACGGCAGCGGTCTCTCAGACGGTGATGTGCAGCGAGGTCGAGCCGTCCGGGGCGGTCTCGACGCGGACCTGGGTCAGGTCGGCGACGACCGCCGTCGGGGCGTGCTCGGCCGCGCGCGGGCCGACGCCCAGCACGCGCATTCCGGCGGCCTTGCCCGCCTGGATGCCCGCGCCCGAGTCCTCGAACACGATGCAGTCGGCCGCGTCGAAGCCCAGTTCCGCCGCGCCCTTGAGGAAGCCCTCCGGGTCCGGCTTGCTCGCACCGACCAGTTCGGCGGTGACCCGGGTCGTCGGCATCGGCAGCGCGGCGGCCGTCATGCGGGCCTGCGCGAGCTTCTCGTCTGCGGAAGTGACCAGGGCGTGCGGCAGTTCCGCGATGGCGGCCATGAACGCGGGGGCGCCGCCGACCGGGACGACGCCGTCGGTGTCGGCGGTCTCCTTGGCCAGCATGACCTTGTTGTCGGCGTGGTTCTGCTCCATGGGGCGCTCCGGGAGGAGGACCGCCATGGTGGCGTAGCCCTGGCGGCCGTGCACGACCTTGAGTGCCTCGGCCGGATCCAGCCCGTGCTCCACGGCCCACTCGCGCCAGCAGCGCTCGACCACGGCGTCGGAGTTGACGAGGGTGCCGTCCATGTCCAGGAGGAGGGCCTTGAAGGGCAGGACGGTGGTGTGCGGCATGGCGGGACTCCAGGGGCGCTCGGGTGGGGGCGCGGATCTGCACTTCGTGGGTGCGGAAAAGCGGAACAAGTGGTTCCGCCCACCGGTCAGGGTGCATGGGCGGAACCACTTTGTTCTCCTACGGTACAAAACCGTGGAGGGTTCTGTCACCCCGGGGTCCCGTTCCGCCTCCGGCAGACTCAGGGCTCGTTCGTCCAGCCTTCGAGGGCCTCGCGGGTCTCCGGTCCGTACACGCCCTTCGGCTCGTCGTCGATGCCCATGTACGACTGGAAGCTCACGACGGATTCCGTCACGCGCGCCGTGTAGCGGCCGTCCCTCGGGCCGTTGTACAGCGCGACCTGGTGGAGGCGTTCCTGGAGTTCCGTCACGTCGGGGCCCGTCGATCCCTCGGCGAGGGTGCCCGGAGGGAGTTCGTCCTTCGGGGGGTCCGTGGGCTCGGGGGCCTTCGTGGTGGCGGGGGGCGGGGGCTGCGGCTTCTTGGTGGCGCTGGCCGTGGGCTTCTTGGGGGTGGTCGCGGAGCGGGAGGCACGGGTGGGGGTGGGGAGGGCGTCGCGGGTGCGGGTGGCGGACGCCGTCGCCGAGCGGGACGGGGCCGGGCTGGGCGTCTCCTCGGTCACCTGGGTGGGGGCGGTGGTGACGCGGGGGCCGGGGAGGGCGCGGGCGGGCTCGGGGGGCGAGTCGAAGGCGCCCAGGGCGAAGGTGGTCCCGGCGAGGACCGCGAGGGTCGCGGCGGCCG
It contains:
- a CDS encoding ABC transporter permease, whose amino-acid sequence is MNLARDAPALLPVNATLGAVLAVLLAVAVTVVACARLSGDGTRAQGRATALAGVRAAAQLAVVALAIGWVARSGWLLCAFLLLMYGVATRTAGRRITPNGTWWWAALPIAAGVAPVVLALLLTGLVPPKGIALIPVTGILIGGALTTTVLGGRRALDELTARRGEVEAGLALGLLEREARMEVARSAASDALLPGLDQTRTVGLVTLPGAFVGMLLGGASPVMAGAVQLFVLVALLAVQAVAVAGVLELVARGRLHRS
- a CDS encoding TMEM165/GDT1 family protein; protein product: MISFTIMAITFGTVFLAELPDKTALAGLMLGTRYKASYVFAGVAAAFLVHVCIAIAAGSVLTLLPQWIVQTVVGVLFLVGALVLLLKKGDDDEEIKPPGNQSFWKVSGAGFMLILVAEFGDITQIMTATLAARYDNPVSVGIGAVLALWAVAGLGIVGGQALMKRVPLRLITKVAACLMLALAGFSLYEAIAG
- a CDS encoding HAD-IA family hydrolase; translation: MPHTTVLPFKALLLDMDGTLVNSDAVVERCWREWAVEHGLDPAEALKVVHGRQGYATMAVLLPERPMEQNHADNKVMLAKETADTDGVVPVGGAPAFMAAIAELPHALVTSADEKLAQARMTAAALPMPTTRVTAELVGASKPDPEGFLKGAAELGFDAADCIVFEDSGAGIQAGKAAGMRVLGVGPRAAEHAPTAVVADLTQVRVETAPDGSTSLHITV
- a CDS encoding peptidoglycan-binding protein, producing MPLRPIPPTAPGPEAEPPAKPRRKGLALLTAAATLAVLAGTTFALGAFDSPPEPARALPGPRVTTAPTQVTEETPSPAPSRSATASATRTRDALPTPTRASRSATTPKKPTASATKKPQPPPPATTKAPEPTDPPKDELPPGTLAEGSTGPDVTELQERLHQVALYNGPRDGRYTARVTESVVSFQSYMGIDDEPKGVYGPETREALEGWTNEP